From one Spirochaetota bacterium genomic stretch:
- a CDS encoding TetR/AcrR family transcriptional regulator — MVTANNTKDTIVAISAKLMHLKGFNNTGIQEILQKADVPKGSFYYYFKSKDDLGLQVIEYYTNAITSIFQQYLNDTSFSPLQRLENLIMFYARHFKKMNYTLGCPIGNFSLEMSDLSEHFRVKLNHSIQKLIRLIDSCLQQAKDSGEISDDVDTTQAAEFIFQGFEGALLRMKVVKSDRPIIVFKNSIMKYLKET, encoded by the coding sequence ATGGTTACAGCAAACAATACAAAAGATACTATTGTTGCAATTAGTGCAAAGCTTATGCATCTGAAGGGTTTTAATAATACCGGGATACAGGAAATACTACAAAAGGCAGATGTACCCAAGGGTTCTTTTTATTACTACTTTAAAAGCAAGGATGATTTAGGGCTTCAGGTTATTGAGTATTATACAAATGCCATTACTTCTATATTTCAGCAATATCTTAATGATACTTCTTTTTCACCACTTCAAAGGTTAGAAAATCTTATAATGTTTTATGCCAGGCATTTTAAAAAAATGAATTACACGTTAGGATGCCCCATTGGCAATTTTTCATTAGAGATGAGTGATTTGAGTGAACATTTCCGAGTAAAACTTAATCATTCAATTCAAAAACTAATTCGGCTTATTGATTCATGCTTACAGCAAGCTAAAGACAGTGGTGAAATTTCTGATGATGTTGATACAACACAGGCAGCTGAATTTATTTTTCAGGGTTTTGAAGGGGCGCTTCTACGTATGAAGGTTGTTAAAAGTGACCGACCTATTATAGTGTTTAAAAATTCAATAATGAAGTATTTAAAAGAGACATAA